GAAATCAAAATCAGATTAAGAAAAGGAATACCAAAAAGTGACTTCTTAGCAACCACTACAAAGGGTTGCATAAATACGTAAATTAAAAAAATTGCATCCATCGCAGCAACATGATTTCCCATAATCACCGCACCACCGCCCCTGTCAGACAAACAACTATCATTGTCTCTCGTCACAACGACCTTAATATCAGAAAGCCACAAGATAATATTAATTCCAAGCTTCATTAACAAAAAACTAAGTTTTACAAAATAATTCTCAAATTTAAAAACTCTAAAAACTAAATACACCGGAAACAACGCAGTAAAAACGAAAAAAAAGAAAAGGACATTGACATAAGTAAGCACATTCCTTAATATTCTCATAAGACTCAATCTAATTTTTCTATCCTCTCAAGCTTTAACCTATGTCCCTTAAGCAAGCCTACTTCATCTTTCAAAATTTTAACAGGATTAAGAATAATCGTAGAAAATTTTTGCTTCTCAACTACTCTTTCGTTATATTCAACAATAAAAGATTCTTTCGTCCTAACATCACCCATTCTGACCTCATACTCAAGAACTAAATTATTCTTTAAACTAAAAACATTAAAAATTCCATAATAAACATTATCTTCAATAACATAAGTAAGATTAGGATAAGAAAAATCATAAATAATATCCTTATACACATAATTGCCATTTGGAATAAAAAGATCCTCTTTATCCTTATTCGCTCCCAAAATAGAGTGATCAAATCTTTTAAAAACACCTGAAAACCCATACTTATCATAAGCATCTGTACCAGTATCAACCTTTACCTCAATACTATCACCATCAATGATTTTTATCCAAAAATTGTAAACTATTAAGTCTGAAAAAACAGACTTCGTACTGATATTAAGAGTATTATAAGCCGGTTTTGATATGTATTCAACATTTGCTATTTCTTGATAATTCTTCTTAAAAATACTAATCTCATTGGAACGTCTGTTAAATAACAAAAACAGAGCATCATCAAGACTTGACCTCTCCAACGTTTGATATGTACTTTCATACCAAACACCATATAAAAATTTATAAACCCCCTCCTTAGTCAAATCTTTTAAGGTTTTATACACACGACTGTCCATTCGTCTAATGTTTTCGCTAGCGGATAAAGGATAATACCTTCTATGAGAGTGAGAATACTTATACATTTCAACTCGGCTAACTATTATATCCTCACCCTGTTTATTGTATTTTTCCAAAGAAATAGAATAACTTTCTCTAGACTGCTTATCATCGTAAGCTGAGGATCTATCATACTTATTGATAATAATGCTTCCATTCACCTTATTAAAAAATATAGGTCTGTATGATGAGACATCATTAGCAACCGCCTTCTGAAAAACATATAAAACAGTCTCTTCATTTAAAAATCCCTGCACAACTATATCAAAATCATAATCACCAGTAATATCCTCAAGATACATATTATAAGATTTCCCAGAATCAATATCTACCTGCTCTTTGAAAAGAACTATGGCCTCATGTGTTTTCGGATCAAATCCAATAATAAACAGATAAGATTTAAGGTCTGAAAAAGATTGTGCCAAAACCACTTGTTCAAAGTAAA
This is a stretch of genomic DNA from Borrelia sp. P9F1. It encodes these proteins:
- a CDS encoding pallilysin-related adhesin, producing the protein MCFKLILPFLFVLLSCAKGKGGFIVFNKEVKGNGGVTHSNVSVSNGNNGEDVFGSLIDLKGYKILSVQQENLNLDVYFEQVVLAQSFSDLKSYLFIIGFDPKTHEAIVLFKEQVDIDSGKSYNMYLEDITGDYDFDIVVQGFLNEETVLYVFQKAVANDVSSYRPIFFNKVNGSIIINKYDRSSAYDDKQSRESYSISLEKYNKQGEDIIVSRVEMYKYSHSHRRYYPLSASENIRRMDSRVYKTLKDLTKEGVYKFLYGVWYESTYQTLERSSLDDALFLLFNRRSNEISIFKKNYQEIANVEYISKPAYNTLNISTKSVFSDLIVYNFWIKIIDGDSIEVKVDTGTDAYDKYGFSGVFKRFDHSILGANKDKEDLFIPNGNYVYKDIIYDFSYPNLTYVIEDNVYYGIFNVFSLKNNLVLEYEVRMGDVRTKESFIVEYNERVVEKQKFSTIILNPVKILKDEVGLLKGHRLKLERIEKLD